The genomic segment TCGGTGAAGTCACTGCGCAAGGTAGTCGCGATCGGCGAAGCGGACTTCAACCCGAACCACCAGTCAAACCGCTCCGCCGGGGGCACACCCTCACTGGACAGACCCGCTCGAATCATGACCCAACCCTCTCGCTAGCACACGCCCCCTCAGGCCCCCACCCCCCACCCAAGCCTGCAACCCCCACCCCCGAACGGGGAAGCCTCCACTACGCCTGCCCGGCACACCTACAAGACCGGCACAGACGTTGGTCAACAACCCAACGCCCGCATAGCGTCCCGAAGATGGACTCACCAACGCCGCGCTCCGCAGCCCGAATCCTCTGCCTGGACGCCTCCCACCGCCTGCTCCTCATGCGCTGGCAGGACCCGTTCGACGGTTCATGGCTCTGGGAGCCGCCCGGCGGCGGCATGGAGCCGGGCGAGACCCCACTGGCGGCAGCAAGACGCGAACTGACCGAGGAAACGGGCCTGGACCCGGCCGCCGTCCTGAACGAGTCGATACTCGTAGACCGAGATTTGTACTGGAACGGCAAGCGGCACACAGGAACGGAACACTTCTTCCTCGC from the Streptomyces venezuelae genome contains:
- a CDS encoding NUDIX hydrolase encodes the protein MDSPTPRSAARILCLDASHRLLLMRWQDPFDGSWLWEPPGGGMEPGETPLAAARRELTEETGLDPAAVLNESILVDRDLYWNGKRHTGTEHFFLARYTEDEPPLTRTGLLPAEKASLDRHIWIARPNLHALEDPVEPPQLLTLLATLAPAGPWRDRARDGRATP